A window from Sphingobacterium hotanense encodes these proteins:
- a CDS encoding peroxiredoxin family protein, which produces MKTKFLIPILAISLSTVACNNNTSSNAEQTTDEHAGHDHSAAGHEGHNHAQTTTPNQAPPIEVPAVKAPVVSIPDFNFYKVKSGIAFSKADIPAGKNTVFVLFDPSCGHCQHETSALAKNYEKIKNINVYYVSMNDPALMASFFTSFGKELEGKPNVEMLYDRNQDFIQKFHVPSKFPANYVYGADGALKTYWEGEKSIEDVIAAFTK; this is translated from the coding sequence ATGAAAACAAAGTTCTTAATTCCTATCCTTGCGATCTCGCTAAGCACAGTTGCTTGTAATAATAATACTTCCTCGAATGCGGAACAAACGACGGATGAACATGCCGGACATGATCATAGCGCTGCGGGTCACGAAGGTCACAACCATGCGCAAACAACTACGCCTAATCAAGCTCCTCCAATTGAAGTTCCTGCTGTTAAGGCTCCTGTAGTTAGTATTCCTGATTTCAACTTCTATAAAGTTAAATCGGGCATCGCGTTTAGCAAGGCGGATATCCCTGCTGGTAAGAACACCGTGTTTGTATTATTTGATCCTTCATGTGGACATTGTCAACATGAAACAAGCGCTTTAGCAAAGAACTACGAGAAGATCAAGAATATCAATGTATACTATGTTTCGATGAATGACCCTGCTTTGATGGCTAGCTTCTTCACGTCTTTCGGAAAGGAGTTGGAGGGCAAGCCAAACGTGGAGATGTTATACGATAGAAATCAGGATTTCATTCAGAAGTTCCATGTTCCTAGCAAATTCCCTGCGAATTATGTATATGGTGCTGACGGAGCACTAAAGACATACTGGGAAGGCGAAAAGTCAATTGAAGACGTTATTGCAGCATTTACAAAATAA
- the gap gene encoding type I glyceraldehyde-3-phosphate dehydrogenase, with amino-acid sequence MKIAINGFGRIGRHTLRNLLNRKLSDIEVVAINDLADTKTLAHLFKYDSVHGPLYREVKHDDQHLYVDGKTIHVYNAKSPEDLPWAELGIDVVVESTGHFVKKELAEKHIQAGAKQVIISAPSPDKEVPTVVLGINDQDFDWSTPVFSNASCTTNNVAPLIKILDDNWQIQDGYITTVHSMTGDQNLHDAPHRDLRRSRAASASIIPTTTGAAKAITNVFKHLEGKLGGAGIRVPVLNGSLTDFTCTLAKETTVEEINQKFKEAADNGLKNVLYYTEDPIVSVDIINNPYSCVFDSQLTSIVGGLVKVVGWYDNEFGYSNRLVDLLEMVAKK; translated from the coding sequence ATGAAAATTGCCATTAATGGATTTGGCCGTATTGGCCGCCATACTTTACGGAATTTATTAAATCGTAAACTTTCCGATATCGAAGTGGTTGCGATTAATGATTTAGCAGATACGAAGACATTGGCGCATCTGTTTAAATACGATTCTGTTCATGGTCCCTTGTATCGTGAGGTTAAACACGATGACCAGCATTTGTATGTTGATGGAAAGACTATCCATGTTTATAATGCGAAATCACCGGAAGACCTACCATGGGCTGAATTAGGAATAGACGTCGTTGTAGAATCTACAGGTCATTTCGTAAAAAAAGAATTAGCTGAGAAGCATATTCAGGCTGGCGCGAAGCAGGTTATTATATCTGCACCTTCACCAGATAAAGAAGTGCCGACGGTAGTATTAGGTATCAATGATCAAGATTTCGATTGGTCTACGCCTGTATTCTCGAATGCCTCATGTACTACAAACAACGTAGCACCCCTGATTAAGATTCTGGATGATAACTGGCAGATTCAAGATGGATACATCACGACCGTGCACTCGATGACCGGCGATCAAAATCTTCATGATGCCCCGCATCGTGACCTTCGTCGCTCAAGAGCTGCTTCAGCATCCATTATCCCAACCACTACTGGTGCTGCTAAGGCGATCACCAATGTATTTAAGCATTTGGAAGGTAAGTTAGGTGGCGCAGGTATCCGTGTACCGGTATTAAACGGTTCCTTAACCGACTTTACCTGCACCTTAGCCAAAGAAACCACTGTTGAAGAGATCAATCAGAAGTTTAAAGAAGCAGCGGATAATGGGCTCAAAAATGTATTGTATTATACGGAAGATCCTATCGTCTCCGTAGATATCATAAACAATCCATACTCCTGTGTATTTGATTCGCAATTGACAAGTATTGTAGGTGGATTGGTGAAGGTTGTCGGTTGGTATGACAATGAGTTTGGATACTCCAACAGATTGGTTGATTTATTAGAAATGGTAGCTAAGAAATGA
- a CDS encoding GNAT family N-acetyltransferase, which translates to MIRFISLQDTLALRSLVLRNGLPEQECINPQDLLPETFHLGYFNEENEIVCVLTCQKENHPKLPHEAYRLRGMATHPDARRKGYAKELLLAAIDHLKEQLHIPYFWFNAREIAYPFYESVGFEYMSDEFDIPGIGPHKEMFKLL; encoded by the coding sequence ATGATACGGTTCATCTCTTTACAAGATACATTAGCTTTGCGCAGTCTAGTACTGCGCAATGGCTTACCTGAGCAAGAATGTATTAACCCGCAAGATCTCCTTCCGGAGACCTTCCATTTGGGATATTTCAACGAAGAAAACGAGATAGTTTGCGTCTTAACCTGTCAGAAAGAAAATCATCCTAAGCTGCCTCATGAAGCTTATCGATTACGCGGAATGGCAACACATCCGGATGCCCGTCGCAAAGGCTACGCAAAAGAATTGCTACTTGCGGCTATCGATCATCTAAAAGAGCAGCTGCATATCCCCTACTTTTGGTTTAATGCACGTGAGATCGCATATCCATTCTATGAAAGTGTAGGATTCGAATACATGTCAGATGAGTTCGATATACCGGGTATCGGCCCGCATAAAGAGATGTTTAAGCTTCTCTAA
- a CDS encoding TIGR02757 family protein, with protein sequence MDLSLKEFLDKKVEAFNTPDFIPADPISIPHRFTLKQDIEIMGFFASILAWGQRKTIINKCVELGERMDNAPFDFIINHQDEDLKQLLGFKHRTFNDTDLLYFVSFFKQHYQRYSSLEDAFLQEPFVAGVNRVEQALNSFRSYFFSLPDYPTRTRKHISSPLQKSSCKRLNMFLRWMVRKDNAGVDFGIWNRLRPSDLICPCDVHVERVARKFNLIQSDRVNWKTAVELTENLRELDPLDPVKYDFALFGIGVVGEM encoded by the coding sequence ATGGATTTATCTTTAAAAGAATTCTTGGATAAAAAGGTTGAAGCGTTTAATACGCCTGATTTTATTCCAGCCGACCCAATTAGTATTCCCCATCGCTTTACCTTAAAACAGGATATTGAAATAATGGGATTCTTTGCCAGTATCTTGGCGTGGGGACAACGGAAGACAATTATCAATAAGTGTGTTGAACTCGGTGAACGCATGGATAATGCACCTTTTGATTTTATCATCAATCATCAGGATGAGGATCTAAAGCAGCTGTTGGGCTTTAAGCATCGTACCTTTAATGATACTGATCTACTATATTTTGTTTCCTTTTTTAAACAGCATTATCAGCGGTATTCTTCGCTAGAAGATGCTTTTTTGCAGGAGCCTTTTGTTGCGGGGGTCAACCGCGTGGAACAAGCCCTAAATAGTTTCCGCTCTTATTTCTTTTCCTTACCTGACTATCCTACGCGCACTAGAAAACATATCAGTTCTCCTTTGCAAAAGTCGAGCTGTAAGCGGTTAAATATGTTCTTGCGATGGATGGTACGAAAGGATAATGCAGGGGTAGACTTCGGGATATGGAACAGATTGCGTCCTAGCGATCTGATATGTCCATGTGATGTACATGTGGAGCGTGTGGCTCGCAAGTTTAACTTAATTCAAAGTGACAGGGTCAATTGGAAGACGGCCGTTGAACTTACTGAAAACCTTCGAGAATTAGATCCTTTAGATCCCGTAAAATACGACTTTGCTTTATTCGGCATTGGTGTTGTAGGCGAGATGTAA
- the obgE gene encoding GTPase ObgE encodes MAQGSNFVDYVKVCCRSGHGGAGSAHLHRDKFTAKGGPDGGDGGRGGHIILKGSTQHWTLLHLKFRKHIIAESGEPGGSALRSGATGKDEILEVPLGTVAKNAETGEVLFEITEDGETKILTAGGRGGLGNWHFKSSTQQTPRFAQPGMPGKEEWVILELKVLADVGLVGFPNAGKSTLLSVVSAAKPEIADYPFTTLVPNLGIVSYRDNKSFVMADIPGIIEGASEGKGLGHRFLRHIERNSVLLFMVPADTDRTIEEEYDILLNELTAYNPELLDKPKLLAITKSDMLDEELEEEMELQVPKGIPHVFISSVTGKNIQQLKDLIWKEINK; translated from the coding sequence ATGGCGCAGGGGTCAAATTTCGTTGATTATGTTAAGGTTTGCTGCCGCTCTGGACATGGAGGTGCAGGATCAGCTCACTTACACCGTGATAAATTTACGGCAAAAGGTGGGCCTGATGGGGGCGACGGTGGCCGTGGTGGTCATATTATTTTAAAAGGGTCCACGCAACACTGGACGCTTTTACATTTAAAATTCCGCAAACATATTATTGCCGAAAGCGGTGAGCCCGGTGGAAGTGCGCTTCGTTCTGGAGCAACTGGTAAGGATGAGATCTTAGAAGTTCCTCTAGGAACTGTCGCTAAAAATGCAGAAACTGGTGAGGTCTTGTTCGAGATTACGGAAGATGGCGAGACGAAGATCTTAACCGCGGGTGGTCGCGGAGGCCTTGGTAACTGGCACTTTAAATCATCAACACAACAAACTCCTCGTTTTGCACAGCCTGGTATGCCGGGTAAAGAAGAATGGGTAATCCTTGAGCTGAAAGTGTTAGCAGATGTAGGTTTAGTAGGATTTCCAAATGCGGGTAAATCTACTTTACTGTCTGTTGTTTCTGCTGCGAAGCCTGAGATTGCCGACTATCCTTTTACTACACTTGTTCCTAACCTAGGCATCGTTAGTTATCGTGATAATAAGTCGTTCGTAATGGCTGATATCCCAGGAATCATTGAGGGAGCATCGGAAGGTAAGGGCTTAGGACATCGTTTCCTACGTCACATCGAACGTAACTCTGTTCTACTGTTCATGGTGCCAGCCGACACAGATAGAACAATAGAGGAAGAATATGACATCCTATTGAACGAACTTACAGCATATAATCCTGAGTTATTAGACAAACCGAAATTGCTAGCTATCACGAAGTCGGATATGCTAGATGAGGAACTGGAGGAGGAAATGGAATTGCAAGTTCCGAAAGGCATTCCGCATGTCTTTATATCTTCAGTAACTGGTAAGAATATTCAACAGTTGAAAGATTTAATCTGGAAAGAGATTAACAAATAA
- a CDS encoding adenylate kinase, with protein MLNLVLFGPPGAGKGTQSAKLIEKYGLHHISTGDIFRGHIKNQTDLGKQVSQIIADGNLVPDSITIAMLEEEIKQNPEAKGFIFDGFPRTVAQAEALDAFLESNNTSISGVVALDVDETELTQRIAKRQEISGRADDAADKLKKRIEEYFGKTIHVLPYYEGQGKLTKVNGIGDIEEIFNNLTTVIDRY; from the coding sequence ATGCTAAACCTTGTATTATTCGGACCTCCAGGAGCAGGAAAAGGCACTCAATCTGCTAAATTGATCGAAAAATATGGACTACACCATATCTCTACAGGTGATATCTTTCGTGGACATATCAAAAATCAAACAGATTTAGGAAAACAAGTAAGCCAAATCATCGCCGATGGTAATTTGGTTCCAGACTCTATCACCATTGCGATGTTAGAAGAGGAAATCAAGCAAAACCCAGAAGCAAAAGGCTTTATTTTCGATGGTTTCCCACGTACTGTAGCGCAGGCTGAAGCTCTGGATGCTTTCTTAGAGTCTAATAATACTTCAATTTCTGGGGTAGTAGCATTGGATGTTGATGAAACAGAACTTACACAGCGTATTGCTAAGCGTCAAGAAATCTCTGGACGTGCAGATGATGCAGCTGATAAATTGAAAAAGCGTATCGAAGAATATTTCGGAAAGACAATCCATGTATTGCCTTATTACGAGGGTCAAGGAAAATTGACTAAAGTAAATGGCATCGGGGATATTGAAGAAATCTTCAACAACCTAACAACGGTTATCGATCGTTATTAA
- a CDS encoding alpha/beta fold hydrolase produces the protein MAERIIKSNKIRIGDLSIAYHIKKATETPEKTIIFLHGFPFNKNMWRDQLESLEDNVTGIAVDIRGHGNSTKGHGFFSIDVFAKDLGVLMRKLEIEDAILCGISMGGYIALRAYQLFPEKISGLILCDTHSKADDNAGKQKRFDAVQAVLQHGRRPYAIGFVGNVFSARSVEDKPEAVELIKSSIRRNSISSICATLLALAARTDTTDVLSEIKVPTLIIRGKEDKITPAELMEELHKKIKGSTYIEFEHCGHLPNLEDTEKFNLHMNTFIQEKV, from the coding sequence ATGGCTGAACGTATCATTAAGAGCAATAAAATTAGAATAGGCGATCTTAGTATTGCTTATCATATCAAGAAAGCGACAGAAACACCGGAAAAAACTATCATCTTCCTCCATGGTTTTCCATTCAATAAAAACATGTGGCGCGACCAACTGGAAAGCTTAGAAGACAATGTCACGGGTATTGCAGTAGATATTCGCGGTCATGGCAATAGCACGAAAGGCCATGGTTTCTTTTCCATTGATGTTTTTGCGAAAGACTTGGGTGTCCTAATGCGCAAGCTTGAGATTGAAGACGCTATCCTTTGTGGAATTTCCATGGGCGGCTACATTGCACTTCGTGCTTATCAGCTATTCCCGGAGAAGATTTCCGGATTGATTCTTTGTGATACCCATAGTAAGGCAGATGACAATGCAGGGAAGCAGAAGCGCTTCGATGCAGTACAGGCGGTATTGCAACATGGACGTCGCCCCTACGCTATCGGGTTTGTAGGCAATGTCTTTTCAGCGCGCTCGGTTGAAGACAAGCCTGAGGCAGTTGAACTGATCAAAAGCAGCATCCGCAGAAATAGTATCTCATCCATCTGTGCGACTTTGCTCGCCCTCGCTGCTAGGACAGATACAACGGATGTGTTAAGCGAAATAAAAGTGCCCACACTGATTATCCGGGGGAAAGAAGATAAGATTACTCCGGCGGAATTAATGGAGGAATTACATAAAAAAATTAAAGGATCGACGTATATAGAGTTTGAACATTGCGGACACCTTCCAAACCTGGAGGATACCGAAAAGTTCAACTTGCACATGAACACCTTTATTCAGGAAAAGGTATAA
- a CDS encoding patatin-like phospholipase family protein — protein MNILKSKRKVSLVLGSGGARGLVQIGVIRSLEEKGYEIDEVVGCSIGALIGAAYVEGRLQQLEDWMLSINRSMIFKLLDFTNPKFGLLKGERVFESLKDIFPDKNIEDMDIPFRAIATDIKNEREVVFERGSVYKAIRASIAIPAVFTSVLSDDISLVDGGVVNPLPINFVKRKRRNIVVAVNLDGKPNPRYGPVAFDKPVNSIGMLQEAYFVMRRKLAALSVELYKPDYVINIPHNIAGLWDYDKATQLIEHGKMLTNKVVPDAAYRKKVVMEEK, from the coding sequence ATGAACATTCTTAAAAGTAAGCGTAAAGTCTCCTTGGTGTTGGGAAGTGGGGGGGCCAGAGGGCTGGTACAGATCGGGGTCATTCGAAGTTTAGAAGAGAAGGGTTACGAAATCGATGAGGTTGTTGGTTGTTCCATTGGTGCCTTAATTGGGGCGGCTTATGTGGAGGGACGGCTGCAACAGTTGGAAGATTGGATGTTGTCTATCAACCGTTCGATGATCTTTAAGTTGTTGGATTTTACAAACCCGAAGTTCGGTCTTTTAAAAGGTGAACGGGTATTCGAATCCTTAAAGGATATCTTTCCGGATAAGAATATTGAGGATATGGATATTCCTTTCCGCGCAATCGCGACGGATATTAAGAATGAGAGGGAGGTGGTGTTTGAGAGAGGGTCAGTCTATAAAGCGATCCGTGCCTCTATCGCCATTCCTGCAGTCTTTACGAGTGTTCTTTCTGATGATATCAGCTTGGTAGATGGGGGAGTGGTGAATCCTTTGCCGATCAACTTTGTGAAGCGTAAGCGCAGAAATATCGTGGTGGCTGTAAACCTAGATGGAAAACCCAACCCGCGCTACGGACCGGTAGCATTTGATAAACCGGTAAACTCAATTGGGATGTTGCAGGAAGCTTATTTTGTGATGAGGCGGAAGCTGGCGGCACTTTCGGTAGAGCTTTACAAACCAGACTATGTGATAAATATTCCTCATAATATTGCGGGTTTATGGGATTACGATAAAGCAACGCAGTTGATAGAGCACGGCAAAATGCTTACAAATAAAGTTGTGCCTGATGCGGCATACAGAAAGAAAGTCGTGATGGAAGAAAAGTAG
- a CDS encoding TetR/AcrR family transcriptional regulator: protein MGLSERKLRHQQEVKNQIIASSREIVNMEGWAALSIRKIADAIEYSVPVVYKHFESKEAITAFFVAEGFAALKKEMEACVVPTDPIEKRVQQLAEGYWLFASKNPKDYELMFGVGLPTCEMHQQVPAIAELANYLRQFIDELIESSGKKDLNTCVKYRSFWSILHGVVAIELLTINRWDSVCPSEVLADSIQAFTQSIQKN from the coding sequence ATGGGCTTATCCGAAAGAAAGCTAAGGCACCAACAAGAGGTGAAAAACCAGATCATCGCATCCTCAAGAGAGATTGTGAATATGGAAGGTTGGGCTGCGCTATCTATCCGCAAGATTGCCGACGCCATCGAATATTCGGTGCCCGTTGTTTACAAACATTTTGAAAGCAAGGAAGCCATTACTGCCTTTTTCGTAGCAGAGGGATTTGCAGCATTGAAAAAAGAAATGGAAGCATGTGTTGTACCGACCGATCCTATTGAAAAAAGAGTGCAACAGTTAGCCGAAGGCTATTGGCTCTTCGCTTCAAAAAATCCGAAGGATTATGAGTTAATGTTTGGGGTGGGTTTACCTACTTGTGAAATGCATCAGCAAGTACCTGCAATTGCTGAGTTAGCGAATTACCTTCGCCAATTTATCGACGAGCTTATTGAGAGCAGTGGCAAGAAAGACTTGAACACTTGTGTAAAATATCGCAGCTTCTGGTCTATCCTGCACGGCGTGGTAGCTATTGAGTTACTGACAATAAATAGATGGGACTCCGTATGCCCATCCGAAGTATTAGCAGACAGTATTCAAGCATTCACGCAATCCATACAAAAGAATTAA
- a CDS encoding nitroreductase family protein has translation MSLIQDLQWRYATKKMNGQAVEQAKVDQIIEAARLAPTSSGLHPFKIIEVSNPELKAKIQPIAFGQSQIVDASHLLIFAAYDEYTKERVDAPFLQQQVERGLPEGFADDYKNGLFARFQTQTKDAHFDHAARQAYIGFGIAIAAAAELRVDATPMEGFINEQLDELLGLDKLGLKSVTILALGYRDEKNDWLVNLKKVRVNKEEFVINLN, from the coding sequence ATGAGTTTAATACAAGACTTACAATGGAGATATGCCACCAAGAAAATGAACGGTCAGGCAGTAGAACAAGCAAAAGTTGATCAGATTATCGAAGCAGCGCGCTTAGCGCCAACTTCTTCAGGTCTACATCCATTTAAAATCATCGAAGTAAGTAACCCAGAATTAAAAGCTAAAATTCAGCCTATCGCATTCGGACAGTCACAAATCGTTGATGCTTCGCATCTTTTGATCTTCGCTGCATACGATGAATACACGAAAGAACGCGTAGATGCACCTTTCCTACAACAACAAGTAGAGCGTGGTTTACCTGAAGGCTTTGCGGACGATTATAAAAACGGATTATTTGCTCGCTTCCAAACACAAACAAAAGACGCCCATTTTGATCATGCAGCGCGCCAAGCTTACATCGGCTTCGGAATCGCGATTGCTGCGGCAGCAGAATTACGTGTAGACGCAACACCAATGGAAGGCTTTATCAACGAACAATTGGACGAGCTTTTAGGATTAGATAAACTAGGACTGAAATCTGTTACGATTTTAGCATTAGGATACCGTGACGAAAAGAACGACTGGTTGGTTAATCTTAAAAAAGTAAGGGTTAACAAAGAAGAGTTTGTGATCAACTTAAACTAA
- a CDS encoding type II toxin-antitoxin system RelE/ParE family toxin, with translation MIKSFTNKAIKALWQSGETKRLPPESVNKIIKILNYIDSINSISDLPEPIIKKYRIHALKKPPYQGFWSMDVSGNFRIIFRLENGDAYDLHYLDTH, from the coding sequence ATGATAAAATCATTTACAAATAAAGCTATAAAAGCTTTATGGCAATCGGGAGAAACAAAAAGACTTCCTCCGGAAAGCGTCAATAAGATTATCAAGATTTTAAACTATATCGATAGCATCAATAGCATATCTGATTTGCCAGAACCAATCATTAAGAAATACCGGATTCATGCATTGAAAAAGCCACCTTATCAAGGTTTTTGGTCGATGGATGTAAGTGGAAACTTTAGAATAATCTTTCGATTAGAAAATGGAGATGCGTATGATCTTCATTACTTAGACACACATTAA
- a CDS encoding HigA family addiction module antitoxin, protein MKQNPIVHPGFLLKEDILEFNNLSVTDAAKLLGITRINLSKIINEKSAISPNMAIRISKVFGGSPDFWLKLQMRYDLINAEKEFEKKNIQLEKYNKAS, encoded by the coding sequence ATGAAACAAAATCCCATTGTACATCCTGGATTTTTATTAAAAGAGGATATACTAGAATTCAACAATTTATCGGTGACAGACGCAGCAAAACTGTTAGGGATCACGCGGATAAACCTCTCAAAAATCATAAATGAGAAGTCCGCCATATCTCCAAATATGGCGATTCGAATTAGTAAGGTATTTGGGGGTTCGCCAGATTTTTGGCTGAAGCTACAAATGCGATATGATTTAATAAATGCAGAAAAAGAGTTCGAGAAAAAGAATATCCAATTAGAGAAATATAACAAAGCCTCATAA
- a CDS encoding DUF805 domain-containing protein, with protein sequence MIKDLINPYLNIFDYRGKSSIKEFWTFYIATFLLTIILSVVGKRIGIENLHYYLIGLNFFPMLALGFRRMNDVGINKWLFLLPVAGVYLAALPAKGEELK encoded by the coding sequence TTGATTAAAGATCTCATTAACCCTTATTTAAACATATTTGATTACCGCGGTAAATCATCTATCAAGGAATTCTGGACATTCTATATCGCTACTTTTTTGCTTACGATTATTTTGAGCGTAGTTGGGAAAAGAATAGGTATTGAAAATCTCCATTATTATCTAATCGGTCTTAATTTTTTCCCTATGTTGGCTTTGGGATTCCGTCGAATGAATGATGTCGGTATCAACAAATGGCTTTTTCTTTTACCAGTCGCGGGAGTCTATTTGGCAGCACTGCCAGCTAAAGGCGAAGAGTTGAAATAG
- a CDS encoding sugar O-acetyltransferase: protein MKSAKEKMIAGELFLDMGGELFQERQQAKKMLHEFNQMDPTKVKARNQIIKKLFGKTSNRFFIEPPFRCDYGYNIEIGDNFYANYNLVILDGAKVIIGDNVMIAPNVSLFTASHPIDAKLRTEGWEFSKPITIGNQVWIGGNTVINPGVSIGDNSVIGSGSVVTKDIPANVVAVGNPCRVIRHIDNSDENIKNT, encoded by the coding sequence ATGAAATCAGCAAAGGAAAAAATGATCGCTGGAGAGCTCTTCTTGGATATGGGCGGTGAGCTCTTTCAAGAGCGGCAACAAGCTAAAAAGATGCTTCATGAGTTCAACCAAATGGATCCCACGAAGGTTAAAGCCCGCAATCAAATTATCAAAAAACTCTTCGGCAAAACCTCCAACCGTTTTTTTATTGAACCGCCCTTCCGCTGCGATTACGGATATAATATAGAAATAGGTGATAACTTTTATGCGAATTATAACTTAGTTATTCTCGACGGCGCGAAGGTTATCATCGGCGACAATGTGATGATCGCGCCAAATGTTAGCCTATTCACGGCCTCCCATCCTATCGACGCAAAGCTACGCACAGAAGGCTGGGAATTCTCCAAGCCGATTACGATAGGCAATCAAGTATGGATTGGTGGCAATACCGTCATTAATCCCGGCGTCAGTATAGGCGATAATTCCGTTATCGGATCCGGGTCGGTAGTAACAAAAGATATACCTGCCAATGTTGTTGCTGTAGGCAATCCATGTCGAGTGATTCGGCACATTGATAACAGCGATGAGAACATAAAAAATACCTGA
- a CDS encoding WbqC family protein: MSSGLLMPACYLPNVSYFHAIKQNDQPLVIEQFENYPKQTFRTRTQIGTANGILDLIVPIVHGRKERVRMKDVRINYDHPWQRLHWLSIQTAYRSSAYFEFYEDDFREFYEKEYDLLLDYNTEQIKLILKLLKMNREISFSESYTDVEGGIDYRKAIHPRQPSPMSDPKPYYQLFEEKNGFIPNLSIIDLLFSQGPQSKNFL, from the coding sequence ATGTCATCAGGACTTTTAATGCCGGCGTGCTATTTGCCGAATGTTTCTTACTTCCATGCGATAAAACAAAACGATCAACCCCTTGTGATTGAGCAATTTGAAAATTATCCAAAACAGACCTTCCGTACCCGAACGCAAATCGGAACAGCTAATGGTATCTTGGATCTGATCGTGCCGATTGTGCACGGCAGAAAAGAACGTGTTAGAATGAAAGATGTCAGGATCAATTATGATCACCCTTGGCAACGCCTGCACTGGCTAAGTATACAAACCGCCTATCGCAGTTCTGCATATTTCGAATTCTATGAAGACGACTTTAGAGAATTTTATGAAAAAGAATATGATCTTCTTTTAGATTATAATACGGAGCAAATTAAGCTGATTCTCAAGTTGTTGAAAATGAATAGAGAAATCAGCTTCTCGGAAAGCTATACCGATGTTGAGGGGGGGATAGACTATCGAAAAGCAATACATCCGCGACAGCCTTCGCCAATGAGCGATCCAAAACCCTATTATCAGTTATTTGAAGAAAAGAACGGATTCATACCGAATCTAAGTATTATCGATCTACTCTTTAGCCAAGGTCCTCAATCAAAAAACTTCTTATAG
- a CDS encoding lysophospholipid acyltransferase family protein has protein sequence MKEKLVSGLLYLISLLPFWLLYLISDVLFVLIFHVIGYRKRVVFENLRNAFPEKSDADIKQIALEFYRYFPDLLVEIVKLASISEKAVRERIELLNPEEVYRHIRAGKSVIGVTAHYGNWEMGIHSLSLMMDTPELIIYKPLNNKVFNEVYNRIRTRFGATMVPMKQILRHMIKLKNVPHISMFVADQTPVYQESDYFMEFLNQETLVYTGTERIARMTKSPVVFCEIRRKKKRGYYYCKFTTLVEDPDEYPEHEITHIHNRFTEQIIREEPAYWLWSHRRWKRKRRS, from the coding sequence ATGAAAGAAAAACTAGTATCGGGATTACTTTATCTTATTTCATTATTACCATTTTGGTTGTTATATTTGATTTCAGATGTACTTTTTGTGCTAATTTTTCATGTGATTGGCTATAGGAAACGGGTGGTGTTTGAGAACTTACGAAATGCCTTTCCTGAGAAGTCCGACGCAGATATCAAGCAGATTGCGCTAGAGTTTTATCGTTATTTCCCTGATCTTTTGGTTGAGATTGTAAAGCTAGCGAGCATTTCAGAGAAGGCCGTTCGCGAACGTATTGAACTTTTGAACCCAGAGGAGGTGTATCGGCATATTCGTGCTGGCAAATCGGTCATCGGTGTAACAGCGCATTATGGCAATTGGGAGATGGGTATCCATAGTCTCTCGTTGATGATGGATACGCCCGAGCTAATCATCTACAAACCTTTAAATAATAAAGTATTCAACGAAGTCTATAACCGCATCAGAACCAGGTTTGGAGCGACGATGGTGCCGATGAAACAGATTCTGAGGCACATGATAAAGTTGAAAAATGTACCACATATCAGTATGTTTGTGGCGGATCAGACGCCTGTATACCAGGAATCTGATTATTTCATGGAGTTTCTGAATCAGGAGACATTAGTTTATACCGGTACTGAGCGTATCGCACGGATGACAAAGAGTCCTGTCGTATTCTGTGAGATCAGAAGAAAGAAAAAAAGAGGATATTACTACTGTAAGTTCACTACATTAGTAGAAGATCCTGATGAGTATCCAGAACATGAGATTACCCATATCCATAATCGGTTTACAGAGCAAATTATTCGCGAGGAACCTGCTTATTGGTTATGGTCTCATCGTCGATGGAAAAGAAAAAGAAGGAGTTAA